The Apium graveolens cultivar Ventura chromosome 3, ASM990537v1, whole genome shotgun sequence sequence TATGATGTAATAAAACAGTTACCACTTACAACTTTGAGTTGGTTAAGATTGTCAAAATCAGGGGTGCCATGACTCCCAAACACTTGTAACACCTCTTCTCTGGCACGAGTCTGCCAATCAGGATGATTGCTGAGTAAAATCAACGTCCAGACAAGGACATTTGCGGTGGTTTCTTGGCCAGCAAAGTAGAAAAGCTTGCATTCGCCAATTACATCATCCAGGCTCATTCCAACGTTTCTTGGTCCATTTTGAAGTTGCTCATTTGAAATGGATTCCAATAATATCCCAAGCAAGTCATCACTGCTACTTTCTCCTGCCTGCATTGCCTTGTTCTTTTTATCGATGATGCTCTCTAAGGACGACTGTATTTTATCATATAGCTCCTTCATCCTCCTGTTATTCTTGGTTGGTAGAAATCTATGTATACAGTAATTAGGTACATGTTGAAAAGAATGGAAGAAAAAAGAACTTAGTTATGTTACAAAAAAATCGAGTAGTACCTCCATCCAGGAATGTAGACTGATTGCAAAGACTTCATTACAAGCTCAATTTGTTGGCGTTGGATCTCAAATACCCTGCTTCCCTCCTTATAGCTACTTCCAAATGCTGTACGTGAAATCACATCACTTGTTAAGGTTTGAAGATAAGGTACAACGTCGAATTCACACCACCCGTTCCTCTCAAGCATTTTCTCCCATTTTCTAACCATCTCTGTGCAACTAATATACATTACCGGTAGCATAAGCTGCAACCCAAACACAATAACATATCAGTTGCTACTTTTATACAGTACGAGGTAGTTGACTCAATCGACGGAATTGTATAGTATGGGCCTAATCAATAAATCAACCAGAAGTACCAACAGAAATACGACAAGTAAAATAGTGAAGAACCTTCAACTTTTGAAGATGGAAAGCCGGGGTGAGGAGTTTCCGGTGTTGAGTCCATTGGTCCCCGTCAATGCTTCCTAGACCATTAGAAAACATTCTCACAATCGGGTTTTGCTTAAGCTTCTTGAATCTATAGTTCTTGGTCAACACTTCTCTTATAAGCTCAGGATCTGTGATAAGCAACCTTGGAGTCTGTCCAAACCACATGAAACTATTCTTGCCTGCAAGTAACATGTACATGTGTATATGTAAGGTTCATAAGCTGCTAAGCATATACACTATGATCCATACTGGCTGCTGCTAAGCAACGGAATTATTTTATCTCAATAAATTCAGATACCACAAACATTAACTCAAGCTCCATAACCAACCTTTGTACGCTTTGTTGCCCAGACTCGGCTTAAGTGTCCAACATGAATACGTGTCAAGTGTTTGACAAAACTTGTACAGACTCTTTTTAGCTAACAAAACTTGTACAGacttaatattcaaaattcttgaTCTAAACTTTAATGAATTTTAAGGTTACCAACTTACCATATTTCTTGACCGTGTGATGGATGAATGGACTTGCGCGTGCTACAACATCATCGGCGAGAGTAATAGGCTTTGATCTAGCAATCTGAACCATTTCAGAGTTATCTTTGGAATCTCCGAACAAGAAACGATAGGAGTTTCCGTTGAGGCCTTGTTTTCTTAAGCACTTTTCCATCTTTCGTGGTCTCACCCATAGCCAGTTCAAGACTCTCCATGTCCATCTCACAAACAAAGCTAAAACCAAAGTCACTGCAATATTTTTCAACCCTACTGTATCCATTACTTCCATAGCTAGTCTGAGTATAATAGTTAGCCAAAAAAGTTTAAGCAAACTTCGTTTATCATTTTTAGAGAAAAGTCTATTTTATATAATGATTTTGTTATGCTACGGGTGTGTATTCAATTGAAATTTTTAAGAATTGataataatttatggattttacAAGACTTTTGTTGATTTTAAATGTTTGCGAATTTTGACGGAGTTTtatgattttgtgaagttttttaAGAAATCTTTCAAAATCTCATCTATTTTAACGAGATTTCAAAAGATGTACTAccaaatccatcaaaatccacatgttttttaaataaaacaaaattcaTGAATTTTTGAATATCATAATATTTCagttaaatttttaaaatctaaatttaATACCCTAAGATTTTGATAGATTTTCTTAAATATAAATTGAATATACTcagattttaatggattttttACCATTTAAAATGAATACTTACCGATTTTAAAGAATTTTTCAAAATCTTGATCAAATACCCATAAAATCCTTTAAAATTTTGATCGAATACACCACTCTTAATATACTAATATTTAGACTAGCCCGCCAAAAAAGAAGTTGTTAGACTTGTTTTTTTACTATGACAGTGGTGCAAGGCGAGAATTCCCAAAATGTTTTCGTCTCGTGACCTTTATTATAAGTTGTAATATACCAATACGATTTAGGCGATCAATTACTATCCCTATTTGTAAAATATCGCTTTATTTATCTTAACTGAATAGTtccaatttttaaaatttataaccATGCTTGTGAGTTGTGACTAATAGGAATCGAATGGCGTCAAGACTCAAACACCGAACATGTATGTGAGAACAAATTAGTAACCTAACAAGGAATCTACACGTCAACACTCAAATCTACACGTTGTTCATCTTCCGCTTTGAAGGATTTTAGAGCCTTTTACCCCAAAACTGCTACCTTTTGATATCAATCTTGCAAGTGTAAGGTTCTTCATAGCAGGGATATTCAACTGCAATGCTTAGAGAATGGATTGCTAGGTTCTTGGACCATGTTGCATTCACAACGAAAAAGAATTGCAACTTTGCCTTTGTAGAGGCAGATAACACAGTTCGCCTCAGGATTATTTAGTGCAACAGCTTCCTCTATGTTCGCTAATACAAAACGGCTACTTTATTTACCTGCAAAGTTTAAATTCCACGTAACTTTATGCAATGTGCAATATATCATTTTTCACATTTCCCTTCGGCATGAGCCGCATCAACACTGAAGTTGATTACAATTGATAGCAGTAAGTTCTTTCCTCAGGTAAGGATCTCAAATGATGGAATCCTCTGAGAAGTTATCTGAGAAGTCCATATTGTTGGAAAAACtgagagaaaaaaaaaaaaaagacacctacatttttgcagagaacttgtactgctatattttttgttatttctttttctccctgtaaaactcaaggtaaactagccattatataggctttacaaacatattaaaactaactactactaaaactaaccactactaattaatgggtaaattacatgtccataatttactccataactccactagcccactactaaacaattctaaaataatatttttctctaataattaatctattgctaaatatcaaataattaaataaacaaataattaataactaaatttaagattattccaacacaTATCAAGCCGAGAGATTAGCTATCAATCACCAGAATACTCAACGGGATTGTGGGATCTAATGAAAGATCACGCACAATAGTGTATGAGGATTCTGCTAACAGAAACCGGAATGCCTCCAAGAACAAAGGTACAAACACACGATGTTACACACCCCATCATTAAGGTGTCATGACAGAAATTTGGGTGGTCACTATATTTAGCAAATTAATAGGCTAAATTGGATATGAAAAAAGAACAGTTATTACCAGTCTCCATATAAAACCACCAACATATTACTTGCACAAATACAAACAGATCTTGATTTTACTTAAATTTTGACGAGAACTAAGAATGATAATGGCATATTTATATGTAGGAAACAATACCGTTTAAAATTGACTGTATTTCACCTCTCTCTGTTTTATAAATAACTACCAACTTGTGACTCAAGAAACTAAGACTGTACACAGTTTTTGTATCATATGGCGGTCACTCAAGGTAAAAGCACAAATTTTCCGCGGGGAGAAGATCGGCTCCTTTTAGATTCAGGCTTTGAAAGAGTGCTGCCTTCTTTTGGATTCCAAAGTATATTGTTTGAAAGCTTATTTTCATTTACCCCAGGCAAAATGGAATCCAATGCTTGTGCAGGGTCTCTGCAGAGATAATTCAATTGTTGTCAACAGAACAAAATTGAGCTTTTATATGGTGCAATTATTAATATTGAATACCAACCCTACCTTGATTCCACATACTGAGAATTCCTTAAGAAGTCTCGGTGGAACTTTTTAGGCTTAAAGTTACCACGTGTTAGTGGCTTAGCAAACTTTTGTTCATTTTCAGGCTCTGAGAAATCACTCTTCTGAAGGTCCTCCCTTGCTCCCCCAGTATTTACATCGGAGAGAAAATTAACTGCAAAATCAGATTTCTGAACCTTATGCAGCTGATGATTGGCCTTTACCATGCTATCGGCCTTGCTTTTCCTGATGCCACTTACATTAAGAGCCTGCTTAAACTGATCTTCTTCATTTTCTGACAGGAATTTTCTGGGCTTTACCTTCTGCAGTCTTGAAGATGCATCAGAGTTACTGTCTTGTACACCTGAGCATCCTTTTCTGCTGGTCTCGTTTGATTGAATTTCCAGTATAGTGGCAAAAGATTTATTTGTAGAAACTTTTGGGGGAAACTGTAATTTCATCGACCGATCAGTTATATCAAGTTTGCCCCTACTTCTCATGAGAGCTCCCCTGTCTGTTGATATGGATCTCCTAACAGGGGGCGAAGGTGACCTTGGATTTCCAGAACAAGTTGATCTCTCCTCTGGTAGGAAAGACAATTTTGGCAATACATCCTTGTCTGTAAATTTAGAGGGGAGGCGATACTTTCTCTGTTTACCCGAGGAGCAGCTTCTAATCTGATTAGTTTATACCACAAGAAAAATATATAACAAACAGCATTCACGAATCATATATAAAATTCAAAGTAAACAAAGTAACCTAATTTCAAATTAAACTTCATTACAGTTTGTTATTTCCATTTTAGTGAACTCTAAAACTTGCCTCAGAGTCTTTAGTGTTATCAACAGTCTGCTGACAAATATCAGGCTTCAAGTTGGCAGTAATGTTTTGCCTTGGTACTCGAAGGGGTGAAGGCCCTCGAAGATTTGTCTTTCTTAGTTGTTCAAGTTCAGCCTCCTTTTTCTCTAAGGCCAGCTTCAGATGCGAAATCTAAGTTTGAAAAGCAAGAAAATAATGGCACCTTATTTTGCAATCAACCAAATAttagttaattgattaataatataatataccTCCTCCTTGATATCTCGGATTTCGCCAGTTTCTTTATTAGATTTAGCTGCACCAAGTTCGATTGAACCAACCCTCTCAGCGAACTTCAGGGTACTGATAGTCTCTCCTATGGCATTAACCTCAGGAGTTATATGCACAAACATTAATGTTTTTGCATGTCCTCCTGAACCGAGGATGATAAAGAATTAGATATTTGCAAAGTAAATTAGCTGCACAAATTTACGTTCCGCTAATGAAAAAAATCAATAACAATAATTTTAATAATGTAATACCTAATGATTCTTGAAGTACTTGAGTTAGCTTGCTATTTCTGTAGGGAATATGTGTACTTTTTTGTGCAAGAGCAGCAATTACATCTCCAAGTGCAGATAGAGACCTGTTAATATGTTGAGCTTCCTTCAATCGATCACCTACTGCCTCAGATTTATCCACTCTTTCGCTTCCAGCTAGATCCACAAGATGAAGGCAACCCTTTAATATTGACCCTGAAACTAGGTCCTTTCCTCGAACATGAATAGTTAATATGCTGTAGTAAAAAAAACTAGATTATGAGTTTCTGTTACGGCTTTCACTTCCAACAATTAGTTTCATATAATCAAATTATGAAATCTTTTTCTTCTTTTGAAGAGTATAAAATGTACCTGTGAGAACGACTACTCCTCACATTCAAAGCAGTTGCTCCAACAGCACGATTCTTAAGGCCGACTTCCATTAAATCAAGAACATCTTGGGGACATTTAACTGGGACCAAAGATGCGTCAGGAACATTGAGACCGTTCAATTGAGAATTGTTTCGTATTTCGAGCGTTTAAGTAGTTAAGGTTTATTGGTATTGATTATTAAATGATCTACTGATCATTGGTGCTGAAAAACTGGAAGTGAAGATAAACAAAATGAAATGTATATAAAATAGCAAGTTTTATGAAAGGATATCTTCTGTTAGAACTATTGATGACTAGCAGATCTCTGACTTGTTCATTATAAATTTCAATCATTTGCACACCAATTTCATATTCTATAGCATCTGCCCTTTCCTTTGAAATTGCAAACAAGTCTCGTAAGGCTCGAAAGTTGACACCCCATGTTTCCTGTGTTGTCAAGTCAGGGCCACTCTGTAGACATAAAAATGATACGAGTCAAATACAAAAAAAGAATTTACATATTCTTCAATATAGCATCTTTTTTTGACTTCACACTTTTTATTGAGTGTCAAATCTCAAAATAGAAAGGAATTCCTCAATGATTGGTGTCTAAATGCAAgagacaaggatgatgatgaatTATCAAGAGCATCTTTTTTCTTAGTGAACACTGAATATGCATTATCAAGACACTGCAACCAATGAAAAGAATTAAGGTTTGAGCTTACCATTGTGTATGTTTTGCCTGAGCCAGTCTGCCCATAAGCGAATatacaaacattataaccatcaaGAACCGATCTTATCAGCGGTTGAGTGTCTACATATATTTGTTCTGCATACAGTGACCAATAATTAGGAAAACTTTATAGGGTATCTTTGGCCACAGAAAGAAAAAATCAACCACTCTTATGTATCATATTGTGCAAACAGAAATATTGCCTAGGAAAAACAATAACAAACTAGAGATATATCACTTTCCCCCGATATCATTGCATTTTTTCCAGTAATGACCGTGTGAGACATGATAAAATTAAAAGTGAGATGCTAGATGTCATATGTTGCTGTGCAGTAGTTGAGATCCAATAAAAGACTAAATGAGAAACGGGAACCTACGTTGTGTCACATTCGCTCCAAAGACCTTGTTGAAAGAGTAAATCCTTCTTGAATCTTTTCCTTGTTTATGTGGATTCACGATCATAATATCTCCATTTTCTCCAATATATTCCACCGTGGATTTTGCATCATCTACAGGCTTCACTCTACAATAAACTCTGATTGTTCCTGAATAAGAGATAAATTTTAAGGagatttatcatattttttatgataaatGAATTCAATTAATATATTTCATTATACTGTTGTAGCAGGGACTAAGCACTCACCTTTCAAGTCTAGAACCTGATTGTGTAGGAGGCGGTTTTCTTCCAGAACTTTATGGTATGAAGAAGCAGCCACTTCAAGGCTCTTGGTATGATTAACTAACAAAACATGAGTGTCAATTATGCTTAAGCAAAGGCCATTTAGAAAGCAAGACCGATTAGTGAAGCTGATTTATTTGTACGGATTACGGGATTATGGTATATATCTAACACAAGGCCTCCAGAATATTACCAAGCCTGTCAAGTTCTTGTTTCCAGGTTAAATGAGCCTGCTGAACTTCCAGCCTTGTCTCTTTGAAAGAAGATTCTAACTCCTGAAATAAATTAAACAGTAAAGTAGATCTTTTAGTCAAGTTTGTAGAGAATCAGAACTTATGAATGGAGAAACATTGCAAGAAAGTAGAGCAATCTAACATGTCTAGTAAGGTGTAGGGGTACAACTGTGAGGATCTGTGTTAAAGTTTTTATGTGATAACATGCAACAGGTACGAGGTGATTCTAAACTTACTAcaatatgtttgataacatccAATCTCATTCTTTTTATATGAAAAAGAAACAAGGTAAAAAGCTAAACCCTCCATCGATAAAATTCAGACTAATACTTATTGTGTCAAATATCACATTATCATGAAAAAATGACTAACAATAGCCAGCATTTTGTAATCATACCTCTTGTTTCCGTTGAAGATTATTTACTTTATCTTTATCAACAAAGTTAGCATCTCCATTCCACATGCCATTGTATTTCCCACCACAAATGCATAACCTAGGGTTATCGCTTGATACCAAACTAGTCCTTTGATAGAGATAGTGTTTGATAGCTTCTAGAAATTCAGACTTGGACAGAGCTAAGCCATTGCCTTTTAATATTATCTTAAAATGGTGTCCAATCTGGAGAAATTATTACCAGAAGATAGTATGTCAGGAATTTTAAGTTGGAACTTAGTTCTATAAATGCAGGTAGACAACAATAGAGACTAATTGAATGAGAAACAAGTCATCAACATTGTAAGCTGTCTACCTGATTGCCTTGAGAGCTGATGACTGTCAAGAGTTTTTTTGTGACATTCCTAATAACAGTATCCAGTACCTAAAAATTTTCACCAAAAAAAAGAAAAGTAAAGTGGGGGACAACTTAGGAGCCATATCCATGGTTTTGCAGTGAAATTATACGATACAAATTAAGTCAAACTGGGGTACAGTTTATTAGAATTGAAGGTATGGTACTTGGGTGAAGAGATATAGTTGACTAGAATCACTACTTGTGCCATTTCTTTTAATACCTTATAATCTTCAAAGAAAAGTTCACCACTTTCATACACCAATCAGAGCCCATACACATCAAACTGGGATAAACCTTAACTAACTTGCTTATGTGATAATTCATCAAGATTTATGAAACTTGATTAATCATTGTAATTCAGTGACATTTTCCACGGTCTTGCAAATGTATCTCAGAGTCAGGTTCAAGCATGTCATATCCTAAATTTTTGTAAACCAGCCTCCATAACTAGATGTCGATCTTCATATTAACCACAATATTCAATTTCCAAATGTAGATTTCATTAAAGCATTTAGGAATAGGCCCTAGAATGAATTAAACTAGATCTTACCTACCATTGAATTTAATGGAAGCTCTTCAAATCCATTCATATCGGCAAGATAGGCTTGTAAAAGTCCTACTGCAAATCGATCAAACAGAACACTCAACTCACTGGCTATTTTGGATTCTTCAAGTGAGACATCACCAGAAAACTGAAGAAGTTCTAATAGGTCATCGTATTGTgatgattcagattcatcaaaagaatcatcTGCACTTTCACTACCAAACAGCGTAGAAGGTGATTCCTTCCGTAAGGATGTAATCCTCACTGTTCCACCATACCTCCACACTCCAATTCCACCGGCTTGCATCCACTCAAAATAACCTTTTAAACAAAGAATGCAATCCACAACTTTATTCGACGAGCCTCCCTGCAAAAACAAGTCTCTCAACTTCACATAAAAAATGACAGATATGTAATATAACATTAAAGAAATAAAGCTACAATAATAATTTGAGCCCTTAATTTTACAGAGGGAAAGCAAAGCAAATACATAAGAATATAAGATATATAAACCGAAAGTATAGTAAAAGAGGAAAACCTTCTCCAAATCAGAAGCTTCGAATGTTAATAGCTTCATGTCTCTAACAGCAACAAGGAAATTCCTCATATTCTCAAAATACTGAATTGCAGACTGTGCTGCACCTTCGGTTGCGTCAACATCGATTACTGGATTCTCTACTACCTATAAACAAACACTTTTAAGACAATGTGTGTATGTCTATATACATAAGCACATGATTAAAACAAATGCAGTAGAGTACTTTGAGAACGGCCCCGGGATTGACTTTGTTGAGGACGTTGCAGAGAATGAGACCATTGCGAAGAGCTAAGCAGAATTCTTCTTCTGAAGGCTCTTTCGAAAGCACCTCTGACGCACCTTGCTCCATTTTCCTCAGCCATCGCACTGCTTCGTATCTTCGTGATGCTGCAATTTCATGCGCCACTAAATATTAATAACCTATTCCTCTGGCGGGTTTCCATTACCAATTTTACACTCTAATAATACATTTGGCCCTAATAATGTATTTCTAACATTAACAGAAAAACAAAATGTGGATTACATTAAACCACATCTTACTCCAGGAATAATGTCCAAGAGCTCGAATGCTCGATTACCATAAATTTCATCTTAATATGTCTGCTGGAGAATTATGGACTCCAACTTGTAAGTCAGTAAGGAGTTTAACTTACCACTTCACTATAAAACTTGATGTCGGAAAATTGTtgaaaaatttaataattttttcgagAAACTAGACACTTGTTCAAGTAGATTAGACATCGAAACAAATCTTATATGAAATCATTTATATAAacaattaattgatcaattaaacaACATACTTCATTTCTAACTAAACAGCTAACAAAGTCGATTATGTATTTTTATTTAAGAAATTGCATTCCAATCAAATCTGATGATGAACAGGTTAAAATTGagatccaaacaatcatcaaAGAGGTTATGCAAAATGCACTAGTAAAATAAGCTTGACTATGCCCACTTTTAAGTACTAAAGTGTGGTAATGTCCTACAGCCTACAAGCAATGTATTCTGTAATGCGTCTATTCAAAACGTCTCCACTTAAAGCAATCATTACAGTTTAATCAAAAATAAAGATTCTTTTGGGCTATGTTCCACATGAAAGTTCACTAATCAACATACTTAAGAGTATAGGGCCGGATCGGACCCTCACCACTTAACCAAATGATGCATCACATGCTTTAAGTTTTCTTTAATCCTTTACACTTGACTAATCCAACTAATTAAGCAAAATCATCATCTATATCACCACTCAATATCTCCACATAAATACTTTTGACCAGttgattttattttttattttgcaAAATAAAAATTTCACTTTAACTTTTATTCACAATCATTTTTTCCCCTAAAGGCCCATGGTAAGTTTTGTGAATTGGCTGATCTGAGCTGTTGCATACGGGGTACTGTACCTTGACTACACATTTAGAATATACCCGATTTTCGATTGAAACTCAAAATTTGATCTTAATTATCACAGTTTAGAGAAATGCACAGATGTACATTGAAATTTGTTTTTCTGGAAAATTCAGAAAATGCAGCGAAGTTAAGTAGTATATTAATAGGAATACCTGCTTCACCAGCTTTTCTGAGAGCCAATTCACTGTCATTAATGATGTCCTCCGTAGCCGCACCACCGCAGTTAAAATTGTTATGATTAGCCTTGTTCTTGTTGTTACAGCTGATCAACCCCTTCAGACCTCTCAAATTTTCGTGAGGAAAAACTAGTGAATCCATTTTGCCTTCCCGCGGCATCACGACAGCTGATCAGAAACCCGAAAATTAGCCTCAGAGTTTCAACTACAATGAACCAAAATTTAATTAAATCAGCAATTAACTAAATTCTCCACTGCAATATGATCAGATAATTAAATTACACTTGTAGTGAAAATCGTAAAATGTACATGCTTAGATCACATTCACAATGTAGAACCCTCCTCAACTAGTGTTAACTACTGTAAAAATACCAGTACTAAGATTTGGTCAAGCCGTTTGTTAAATAAAATTGTGCAGTTTTTTTTGTCTCCTCTGTGATAAGAGTTCGAGGAATCAAAATCAGCGGAACAATAATCAATAGTATTTAAATTTCTGCAATTGTCTCGTTAACAAG is a genomic window containing:
- the LOC141711724 gene encoding kinesin-like protein KIN-14F — protein: MPREGKMDSLVFPHENLRGLKGLISCNNKNKANHNNFNCGGAATEDIINDSELALRKAGEAASRRYEAVRWLRKMEQGASEVLSKEPSEEEFCLALRNGLILCNVLNKVNPGAVLKVVENPVIDVDATEGAAQSAIQYFENMRNFLVAVRDMKLLTFEASDLEKGGSSNKVVDCILCLKGYFEWMQAGGIGVWRYGGTVRITSLRKESPSTLFGSESADDSFDESESSQYDDLLELLQFSGDVSLEESKIASELSVLFDRFAVGLLQAYLADMNGFEELPLNSMVLDTVIRNVTKKLLTVISSQGNQIGHHFKIILKGNGLALSKSEFLEAIKHYLYQRTSLVSSDNPRLCICGGKYNGMWNGDANFVDKDKVNNLQRKQEELESSFKETRLEVQQAHLTWKQELDRLVNHTKSLEVAASSYHKVLEENRLLHNQVLDLKGTIRVYCRVKPVDDAKSTVEYIGENGDIMIVNPHKQGKDSRRIYSFNKVFGANVTQQQIYVDTQPLIRSVLDGYNVCIFAYGQTGSGKTYTMSGPDLTTQETWGVNFRALRDLFAISKERADAIEYEIGVQMIEIYNEQVRDLLVINSSNRRLEIRNNSQLNGLNVPDASLVPVKCPQDVLDLMEVGLKNRAVGATALNVRSSRSHSILTIHVRGKDLVSGSILKGCLHLVDLAGSERVDKSEAVGDRLKEAQHINRSLSALGDVIAALAQKSTHIPYRNSKLTQVLQESLGGHAKTLMFVHITPEVNAIGETISTLKFAERVGSIELGAAKSNKETGEIRDIKEEISHLKLALEKKEAELEQLRKTNLRGPSPLRVPRQNITANLKPDICQQTVDNTKDSEIRSCSSGKQRKYRLPSKFTDKDVLPKLSFLPEERSTCSGNPRSPSPPVRRSISTDRGALMRSRGKLDITDRSMKLQFPPKVSTNKSFATILEIQSNETSRKGCSGVQDSNSDASSRLQKVKPRKFLSENEEDQFKQALNVSGIRKSKADSMVKANHQLHKVQKSDFAVNFLSDVNTGGAREDLQKSDFSEPENEQKFAKPLTRGNFKPKKFHRDFLRNSQYVESRDPAQALDSILPGVNENKLSNNILWNPKEGSTLSKPESKRSRSSPRGKFVLLP
- the LOC141711725 gene encoding cytochrome P450 72A397-like, which gives rise to MEVMDTVGLKNIAVTLVLALFVRWTWRVLNWLWVRPRKMEKCLRKQGLNGNSYRFLFGDSKDNSEMVQIARSKPITLADDVVARASPFIHHTVKKYGKNSFMWFGQTPRLLITDPELIREVLTKNYRFKKLKQNPIVRMFSNGLGSIDGDQWTQHRKLLTPAFHLQKLKLMLPVMYISCTEMVRKWEKMLERNGWCEFDVVPYLQTLTSDVISRTAFGSSYKEGSRVFEIQRQQIELVMKSLQSVYIPGWRFLPTKNNRRMKELYDKIQSSLESIIDKKNKAMQAGESSSDDLLGILLESISNEQLQNGPRNVGMSLDDVIGECKLFYFAGQETTANVLVWTLILLSNHPDWQTRAREEVLQVFGSHGTPDFDNLNQLKVVTMILHEVLRLYPPGDTLIRKVHEETTLGGLILPAGAEISLPILLLNYDQKFWGEDAKEFNPERFAAGVSNATNNNLAAYVPFGWGPRICIGQNFAMLEAKLALATILQHFSFELSPSYTHAPTIVITLQPQHGAYLIIHKL